In Castanea sativa cultivar Marrone di Chiusa Pesio chromosome 6, ASM4071231v1, a single window of DNA contains:
- the LOC142639385 gene encoding uncharacterized protein LOC142639385, which translates to MGGTTSAGSSKKARKTYLRTVQSVQSTSSLLEGTRRDSPNIGFSKEEARRLHHPHDDALMVSIQAGEYNIHRVLVDNGSSEDILYYPAFQQMGIAKERLIPTSTPLVGFGGTTVYPLGTVTLVVTVGDYLQQITKDVSFLVVDYSSAYNDILGRPTLNAWKTVTSTYHLMIKFPTESGVGELRGNQVAARECYVAMMEMDDHLQAMNIEEQRTVVEPVEELEEV; encoded by the coding sequence atggggggcACTACTTCAGCAGGTtcatccaaaaaggccagaaagacctacCTACGGACGGTGCAAAGCGTCCAGTCAACAAGTTCCTTACTAGAAGGGACACGAAGAGATAGCCCCAACATCGGGTTTTCGAAAGAAGAGgcgcgacgccttcaccacccacacgacgACGCGCTCATGGTCAGCATACAGGCAGGGGAGTACAACATCCACCGAGTTTTGGTTGACAACGGAAGCTCGGAAGATATCCTCTATtaccccgcgttccaacaaATGGGGATTGCTAAAGAACGACTGATCCCAACAAGCACGCCTcttgttggctttggagggACAACGGTCTATCCTTTAGGCACCGTCACGTTGGTAGTGACGGTGGGAGATTACCTgcagcaaataaccaaggatgtttctTTTCTTGTGGTTGATTACTCCTCAGCATATAATGACATACTTGGACGACCCACACTCAATGCGTGGAAAACTgtcacctctacctaccatctgatgatcaagtttcctaCCGAATccggagttggagaactgcggGGAAATCAAGTGGCTGCACGAGAATGTTACGttgccatgatggaaatggacgACCACCTacaggcaatgaacatcgaggaacagagaacaGTAGTAGAACCAGTGGAAGAGTTGGAGGAAGTATGA